From a region of the Streptomyces caniferus genome:
- a CDS encoding gluconeogenesis factor YvcK family protein produces MSGRAPRLRRVRRLVPSGRMTKGATPKVVALGGGMGLSASLTALRRITGDLTAVVTVADDGGSSGRLRDELGVLPPGDLRKALAALCGDDDWGQTWSRVIQHRFTSEGELHDHAVGNLLIVALWEQLGDHVQALDLVGKLLGAHGRVLPMSAVPLELQAQVKGHDEGRPDAITTVRGQATVALTRGEVQSVHVVPEDPPAVPEAVAAVRDADWVVLGPGSWFSSVIPHLLVPELREALEETKARKVLSLNLAPQPGETDGFSPQRHLEVLARHAPKLAFDVVLADKAAVPDIEGLTVAAKQLVGSEVELAAVAAQGDDARSSAGGAPDRHDPELLAAAYDRIFRMHGRIGPWR; encoded by the coding sequence GTGAGCGGGCGTGCCCCACGGCTGCGCAGGGTCCGGCGCCTCGTACCCAGCGGCCGTATGACGAAGGGGGCCACCCCCAAGGTGGTGGCACTGGGCGGCGGCATGGGCCTGTCCGCCTCACTCACCGCGCTGCGCCGTATCACCGGTGACCTGACCGCCGTCGTCACGGTCGCCGACGACGGCGGCTCCAGCGGCCGGCTCCGCGACGAGCTGGGCGTCCTGCCGCCCGGCGACCTGCGCAAGGCGCTGGCCGCACTGTGCGGCGACGACGACTGGGGCCAGACCTGGTCCCGGGTGATCCAGCACCGCTTCACCAGCGAGGGCGAGCTGCACGACCACGCGGTCGGCAATCTGCTGATCGTCGCCCTGTGGGAGCAGCTCGGCGACCATGTCCAGGCGCTCGACCTGGTCGGCAAGCTGCTCGGCGCGCACGGCCGGGTGCTGCCCATGTCGGCGGTGCCCCTGGAGCTCCAGGCCCAGGTCAAGGGCCATGACGAGGGCCGTCCGGACGCGATCACCACGGTCCGCGGCCAGGCCACCGTCGCGCTCACCCGCGGTGAGGTGCAGTCCGTCCATGTGGTCCCCGAGGACCCGCCGGCCGTCCCGGAGGCCGTCGCCGCGGTGCGTGACGCCGATTGGGTGGTGCTCGGACCGGGTTCCTGGTTCTCCTCCGTGATCCCGCATCTGCTGGTGCCCGAGCTGCGCGAAGCGCTGGAGGAGACCAAGGCCCGAAAGGTCCTTTCGCTCAACCTTGCGCCCCAACCGGGCGAAACCGATGGCTTCTCCCCGCAGCGTCATTTGGAGGTTTTGGCCCGACACGCCCCTAAACTCGCCTTCGACGTGGTGCTGGCCGACAAGGCCGCCGTGCCCGACATCGAAGGTCTGACGGTTGCCGCCAAGCAGCTGGTCGGCAGCGAGGTCGAGCTGGCGGCGGTCGCCGCACAAGGAGACGACGCCCGGTCGAGCGCCGGGGGAGCCCCCGACCGGCACGACCCGGAGCTGCTGGCAGCCGCGTACGACCGTATTTTTCGGATGCATGGAAGGATCGGCCCATGGCGATGA
- the rapZ gene encoding RNase adapter RapZ: protein MSTPHEAQETERDGAQVSTGTTDQGESAAIPELVIISGMSGAGRSTAAKCLEDLGWFVVDNIPPELIAPMVELGARSQGNVARIAVVVDVRGRRFFANLKESLATLDAQNVKRRIVFLESSDEALVRRFESVRRPHPLQGDGRIVDGIVAERDLLRELRGDADLVIDTSSLNVHELRAKMDAQFAGEEVPELRATVMSFGFKYGLPVDADMVIDCRFIPNPHWVPELRPFTGLNDEVSNYVFSQPGSKEFLDGYAELLRIVAEGYRREGKRYVTIAVGCTGGKHRSVAMSEKLARRLVSEGVETVVVHRDMGRE from the coding sequence ATGAGCACACCGCACGAAGCGCAGGAAACCGAGAGAGACGGTGCACAGGTGAGTACGGGCACGACCGACCAGGGCGAGAGCGCCGCGATCCCCGAGTTGGTGATCATCTCCGGGATGTCCGGCGCCGGCCGCAGTACGGCCGCGAAGTGTCTGGAGGACCTCGGCTGGTTCGTGGTCGACAACATCCCGCCCGAGCTGATCGCCCCGATGGTCGAGCTGGGCGCCCGCTCGCAGGGCAACGTCGCCCGGATCGCGGTCGTCGTCGACGTCCGCGGCCGCCGCTTCTTCGCCAACCTCAAGGAGTCGCTGGCCACCCTCGACGCGCAGAACGTCAAGCGCCGCATCGTCTTCCTGGAGTCCTCCGACGAGGCCCTGGTGCGCCGCTTCGAGTCGGTGCGCCGCCCGCACCCCCTCCAGGGCGACGGCCGGATCGTCGACGGCATCGTCGCCGAGCGCGATCTGCTGCGCGAGCTGCGCGGCGACGCCGACCTGGTCATCGACACCTCCAGCCTCAACGTCCATGAACTGCGCGCCAAGATGGACGCCCAGTTCGCCGGCGAAGAGGTCCCCGAGCTGCGCGCCACGGTCATGTCCTTCGGCTTCAAGTACGGCCTGCCGGTCGACGCCGACATGGTCATCGACTGCCGCTTCATCCCCAACCCGCACTGGGTCCCCGAGCTGCGCCCCTTCACGGGTCTCAACGACGAGGTCTCCAACTACGTCTTCAGCCAGCCGGGCTCCAAGGAGTTCCTGGACGGCTACGCCGAGCTGCTGCGGATCGTGGCCGAGGGCTACCGCCGTGAGGGCAAGCGCTATGTGACCATCGCCGTGGGCTGCACGGGCGGCAAGCACCGCAGTGTCGCGATGTCCGAGAAGCTCGCCCGCCGGCTGGTCTCCGAAGGGGTGGAAACCGTCGTCGTCCACCGGGACATGGGGCGCGAGTGA
- the uvrC gene encoding excinuclease ABC subunit UvrC, whose protein sequence is MADPSSYRPKPGQIPDSPGVYKFRDEHGRVIYVGKAKSLRQRLANYFQDLAGLHPRTRTMVTTAAAVEWTVVSTEVEALQLEYTWIKEFDPRFNVKYRDDKSYPYLAVTLNEEFPRVQVMRGAKKKGVRYFGPYGHAWAIRETVDLMLRVFPVRTCSAGVFKRSAQIGRPCLLGYIGKCSAPCVGRVSAEEHHELAEEFCDFMAGRTGAYIRRLERRMQKAAEEMEYERAARLRDDIGALKRAMEKSAVVLADATDADLIAVAEDELEAAVQIFHVRGGRVRGQRGWVTDKVEAVTTSGLVEHALQQLYGEERGDAVPKEVLVPALPEPVEPIAQWLSERRGSQVSLRIPQRGDKKDLMATVGRNAQQALALHKTKRASDLTTRSRALEEIAEALGLDAVPLRIECFDISHLQGDDVVASMVVFEDGLARKSEYRRFQIKTFQGQDDVRSMHEVIGRRFKRYLQEKQKSGEWTEEPAGNAPADGTGVNGSGVTPDTGVTPGSGPVTALADDLETDPLAGRPTDEDGRPKRFAYPPQLVVVDGGAPQVAAARRALDELGIDDVAVCGLAKRLEEVWLPEDDDPVVLPRSSEGLYLLQRVRDEAHRFAITYQRSKRTKRLKSSPLDAVAGLGDTRRQALLKHFGSVKKLRAATVDEICEVPGVGRKTAETVAAALAGAAPSAPAVNTATGEIIEDDGAPPAALSAERGQER, encoded by the coding sequence ATGGCAGACCCCAGCAGCTATCGACCCAAGCCGGGACAGATCCCCGACTCGCCGGGGGTCTATAAGTTCCGCGACGAACACGGCCGGGTCATCTACGTCGGCAAGGCCAAGAGCCTGCGCCAGCGCCTGGCCAACTACTTCCAGGACCTGGCCGGCCTCCATCCGCGGACGCGCACGATGGTCACCACCGCGGCCGCCGTGGAGTGGACCGTCGTCTCCACCGAGGTCGAGGCGCTCCAGCTCGAATACACCTGGATCAAGGAGTTCGACCCGCGGTTCAACGTCAAGTACCGCGACGACAAGAGCTATCCGTACCTCGCGGTGACCCTCAACGAGGAGTTCCCGCGGGTCCAGGTCATGCGCGGCGCCAAGAAGAAGGGCGTGCGCTACTTCGGTCCGTACGGCCATGCCTGGGCCATCCGCGAGACCGTCGACCTGATGCTGCGCGTCTTCCCCGTACGGACGTGCTCCGCCGGCGTCTTCAAGCGCTCCGCGCAGATCGGCCGCCCCTGTCTGCTCGGCTACATCGGCAAGTGCTCGGCCCCCTGCGTCGGGCGGGTCTCCGCCGAGGAGCACCACGAACTCGCCGAGGAGTTCTGCGACTTCATGGCCGGCCGCACCGGCGCGTACATCCGCCGCCTGGAGCGCCGGATGCAGAAGGCCGCCGAGGAGATGGAGTACGAACGCGCCGCCCGGCTGCGGGACGACATAGGGGCGCTCAAGCGGGCCATGGAGAAGAGCGCCGTGGTGCTCGCCGACGCCACGGACGCCGATCTGATCGCCGTCGCCGAGGACGAACTCGAAGCCGCCGTCCAGATCTTCCACGTCCGCGGCGGCCGGGTGCGCGGCCAGCGCGGCTGGGTGACGGACAAGGTCGAGGCCGTCACCACCAGCGGTCTCGTCGAGCACGCCCTCCAGCAGCTGTACGGCGAGGAGCGGGGCGACGCCGTCCCCAAGGAGGTCCTGGTCCCGGCGCTCCCCGAGCCCGTCGAGCCGATCGCGCAGTGGCTCTCCGAGCGCCGCGGCTCCCAGGTCTCGCTGCGCATCCCGCAGCGCGGCGACAAGAAGGACCTGATGGCCACGGTCGGCCGCAACGCCCAGCAGGCCCTGGCGCTGCACAAGACCAAGCGCGCCTCCGACCTCACCACCCGCTCCCGCGCCCTGGAGGAGATCGCCGAGGCGCTCGGCCTGGACGCGGTACCGCTGCGCATCGAGTGCTTCGACATCTCCCACCTCCAGGGCGACGACGTCGTGGCCTCGATGGTGGTGTTCGAGGACGGTCTCGCCCGGAAGAGCGAATACCGCCGCTTCCAGATCAAGACCTTCCAGGGCCAGGACGATGTCCGGTCCATGCACGAGGTCATCGGCCGCCGCTTCAAGCGCTATCTCCAGGAGAAGCAGAAGTCCGGCGAGTGGACGGAGGAGCCGGCCGGGAACGCCCCCGCGGACGGCACCGGCGTCAACGGCAGCGGTGTCACACCCGACACCGGCGTCACACCCGGCAGCGGTCCGGTCACGGCCCTCGCCGACGACCTGGAGACGGACCCCCTGGCCGGCCGCCCGACCGACGAGGACGGCCGCCCCAAGCGGTTCGCCTACCCGCCCCAGCTCGTGGTCGTCGACGGCGGCGCCCCCCAGGTCGCGGCCGCCCGCCGGGCCCTGGACGAACTCGGCATCGACGATGTCGCGGTCTGCGGCCTGGCCAAGCGCCTCGAAGAGGTCTGGCTGCCCGAGGACGACGACCCGGTCGTGCTGCCGCGCAGCAGCGAGGGCCTCTACCTCCTCCAGCGCGTCCGCGACGAGGCGCACCGCTTCGCCATCACCTACCAGCGCAGCAAGCGCACCAAGCGGCTGAAGTCCTCGCCGCTCGACGCCGTCGCCGGCCTCGGCGACACCCGCCGCCAGGCACTGCTCAAACACTTCGGCTCGGTGAAGAAGCTGCGGGCCGCGACGGTCGACGAGATCTGCGAGGTGCCGGGCGTCGGCCGCAAGACCGCGGAGACGGTCGCCGCGGCGCTCGCCGGGGCGGCGCCGTCCGCCCCCGCGGTGAACACCGCCACAGGAGAGATCATTGAGGATGACGGGGCCCCACCGGCCGCGTTGTCGGCAGAACGGGGGCAGGAACGATGA
- a CDS encoding papain-like cysteine protease family protein, producing MTRAPHARRSRRRGLSAAALAAAALTLLTGTTAAFATPVAPPAYAAAPRPAAASGATHRLDIAMQAQEQTNWCWAGSGNTIAAWYGRNYSQNQFCNAAFGRGQGTACPNDQATLGNVQNAFAWMGINSGSYVAGWLRDDTVRSEIDAGRPVETRIQWSSGGGHMHVIYGYDTDRHWVYWGDPWSTNNRYNWGDFDYYVNGSSFSWTHSLYRIGA from the coding sequence ATGACCCGTGCACCCCACGCACGCCGTTCCCGCCGCAGAGGGCTGTCGGCCGCGGCGCTCGCCGCCGCCGCACTGACCCTGCTCACCGGGACGACCGCCGCCTTCGCCACCCCCGTCGCGCCCCCGGCGTACGCCGCCGCCCCCCGGCCGGCCGCCGCATCCGGTGCCACTCACCGCCTCGACATCGCCATGCAGGCCCAGGAACAGACCAACTGGTGCTGGGCGGGCTCCGGCAACACCATCGCGGCCTGGTACGGCAGGAACTACAGCCAGAACCAGTTCTGCAATGCCGCCTTCGGCCGCGGGCAGGGCACCGCCTGCCCCAATGACCAAGCCACTCTCGGCAATGTGCAGAACGCCTTCGCCTGGATGGGCATCAACTCCGGTTCCTACGTGGCCGGTTGGCTCCGCGACGACACCGTGCGGAGCGAGATCGACGCCGGCCGGCCCGTCGAGACCCGCATCCAGTGGTCCTCCGGGGGTGGCCATATGCATGTGATTTACGGATATGACACGGACCGCCACTGGGTGTACTGGGGTGATCCATGGTCGACCAACAATCGCTACAACTGGGGCGATTTCGACTACTACGTGAACGGCAGCTCCTTCTCCTGGACACACTCCCTGTACCGGATAGGAGCCTGA
- a CDS encoding Rieske (2Fe-2S) protein yields the protein MSQPPARRTVLRGAALAGAAGFGLAACSPGDSGANASAVPDKPVDLGAAADVPVGGAKLYREDRLVVSQPAEGTYKCFSAKCTHAGCILAEVEKKEGSCPCHGSRFDVTTGKVVQGPATEPLPEVPVKAEDGKLIAG from the coding sequence ATGAGCCAGCCCCCCGCCCGCCGAACCGTGCTGCGGGGGGCCGCGCTCGCCGGCGCCGCCGGCTTCGGTCTGGCGGCCTGCTCGCCGGGGGACTCGGGCGCGAACGCCTCGGCGGTGCCCGACAAGCCGGTCGACCTCGGGGCCGCCGCCGACGTGCCGGTCGGCGGCGCCAAGCTCTACCGCGAGGACCGGCTCGTCGTCTCCCAGCCCGCCGAGGGCACCTACAAGTGCTTCAGCGCCAAGTGCACGCACGCCGGCTGCATCCTGGCCGAGGTGGAGAAGAAGGAGGGCAGCTGCCCCTGCCACGGCAGCCGCTTCGACGTCACCACCGGCAAGGTCGTCCAGGGTCCGGCGACCGAGCCGCTGCCCGAGGTCCCGGTCAAGGCCGAGGACGGCAAGCTGATCGCGGGCTGA
- a CDS encoding sugar porter family MFS transporter — translation MPTRIKNALIWVFGALGGILWGYDTGVISGAMLFIKNDIPLTPLLEGLVVSGLLVGAMLGAGLSGRLSDSWGRRRLILAASGVFILGTLGASFAFDAASLIAFRFVLGIGVGIASVAVPLYLTELAPKQLRGGLTSLMQLLVTVGIFVAYVTDYLLADAEAWRWMIGLGVVPAAVLALGIITQPESPRWLVGKGRADEARTVLTRLRGDAGAAGEELAEIERAERTERAQSEPLTLRRLLSPRLRPVFAVGMLLVLFQNFVGINTIIYYAPTLLTDIGFGSGGAILAEVGIGLLNMLMTLPAMRLIDRKGRKPLLLCGALGMCAAMVLLAVTNLSGLGYGALLSVLTLLGIALYIASFAISWGPVQWVMLPELFPMRIRASAVGLCVLFNWLFNMIVALVFPSLLHAWGAGINFLFFAGTTLLAFLFVQRLLPETKGRSLEEIEQDLLRGRPARPEAERSVPVSS, via the coding sequence GTGCCCACACGTATCAAGAACGCACTGATCTGGGTCTTCGGGGCCCTCGGCGGCATCCTGTGGGGCTATGACACCGGAGTGATCTCCGGGGCCATGCTCTTCATCAAGAACGACATCCCCCTCACCCCGCTCCTGGAGGGTCTGGTCGTCTCGGGCCTCCTGGTGGGCGCCATGCTCGGCGCGGGTCTCTCGGGACGGCTGAGCGACTCATGGGGGCGCCGCCGGCTGATCCTCGCGGCCTCCGGGGTCTTCATCCTCGGCACGCTGGGCGCGTCCTTCGCCTTCGATGCCGCCTCGCTGATCGCCTTCCGGTTCGTGCTCGGCATCGGCGTCGGCATCGCCTCCGTCGCCGTCCCGCTCTACCTCACCGAACTCGCCCCCAAGCAGCTGCGCGGCGGGCTGACGTCCCTGATGCAACTGCTGGTCACGGTCGGCATCTTCGTCGCGTACGTCACCGACTACCTGCTGGCCGACGCCGAGGCCTGGCGCTGGATGATCGGCCTCGGCGTGGTCCCGGCCGCCGTGCTGGCGCTGGGCATCATCACCCAGCCGGAGAGCCCGCGCTGGCTGGTGGGCAAGGGCCGCGCCGACGAGGCCCGTACGGTGCTGACCCGGCTGCGCGGCGACGCCGGCGCGGCGGGGGAGGAGCTGGCGGAGATCGAGCGGGCCGAGCGCACCGAGCGGGCGCAGAGCGAGCCGCTGACCCTGCGGCGGCTGCTGTCGCCCCGGCTGCGTCCGGTGTTCGCCGTGGGGATGCTGCTGGTCCTCTTCCAGAACTTCGTCGGCATCAACACGATCATCTACTACGCGCCGACCCTGCTCACCGACATCGGTTTCGGCTCGGGCGGCGCGATCCTCGCCGAGGTCGGCATCGGCCTCCTCAACATGCTGATGACGCTCCCGGCGATGCGGCTCATCGACCGCAAGGGGCGCAAGCCGCTGCTGCTGTGCGGCGCGCTGGGCATGTGTGCGGCGATGGTGCTGCTGGCCGTCACCAACCTCTCCGGACTCGGCTACGGCGCCCTGCTCTCCGTGCTCACCCTGCTGGGGATCGCGCTGTACATCGCGTCCTTCGCGATCTCCTGGGGGCCGGTGCAGTGGGTGATGCTGCCGGAGCTGTTCCCGATGCGGATCCGGGCGTCCGCGGTCGGCCTGTGCGTGCTCTTCAACTGGCTGTTCAACATGATCGTGGCGCTGGTGTTCCCCTCGCTGCTGCACGCCTGGGGCGCCGGCATCAACTTCCTGTTCTTCGCCGGTACGACCCTGCTGGCGTTCCTCTTCGTGCAGCGGCTGCTGCCGGAGACCAAGGGCCGCAGCCTGGAGGAGATCGAGCAGGACCTGCTGCGGGGGCGTCCGGCCCGGCCGGAAGCGGAGCGATCTGTGCCGGTATCGTCGTGA
- a CDS encoding zinc-dependent alcohol dehydrogenase family protein, with product MRALVVTAPGKAGGTAVAELPDPRPEPDEVVVRVTSCGLCGTDMHLLGGELPAAVYPLVPGHELTGEIVAVGAAVTGRAVGDRVAVDPNMPCGACHYCRIGRGNLCEDYTAIGVTRAGGFAELVAVPARCCYVLPDGLSEAAAGLVEPLSCAVHGLNRLPRRSGEHYLIYGAGTMGLMMAALVRTAGAASVSVVDLNEERLAFAESFGADAAVTSADRLGRPPGFEVVVDATGAVAAIEDGLGRVRRGGTFLQFGVADPARAASFSPYRVYHHEIDIIGSMAVHHSFQPAIDLLAAGFGTADIDSLVSDVYPLDGFDEAVARFRAGTGRKIHIAPQKG from the coding sequence ATGCGCGCTCTCGTGGTCACCGCACCGGGCAAGGCCGGCGGCACCGCTGTCGCCGAACTGCCCGACCCCCGCCCGGAGCCCGATGAGGTGGTCGTGCGCGTCACGTCCTGTGGGCTGTGCGGCACCGATATGCACCTCCTCGGCGGTGAGCTGCCGGCCGCGGTCTATCCGCTGGTTCCCGGGCACGAGCTGACCGGCGAGATCGTGGCGGTGGGCGCGGCGGTGACCGGCCGGGCGGTCGGGGACCGGGTCGCCGTCGACCCGAACATGCCGTGCGGCGCCTGCCACTACTGCCGGATCGGCCGCGGCAACCTCTGCGAGGACTACACCGCGATCGGCGTCACCCGCGCCGGCGGCTTCGCCGAGCTGGTCGCCGTCCCCGCGCGCTGCTGTTACGTCCTGCCCGACGGCCTCTCGGAGGCCGCGGCGGGACTCGTCGAGCCGCTGTCCTGTGCGGTGCACGGCCTCAACCGGCTGCCGCGCCGGTCCGGCGAGCACTATCTGATCTACGGCGCCGGCACGATGGGCCTGATGATGGCCGCCCTCGTACGGACCGCGGGCGCCGCCTCGGTGTCCGTCGTGGACCTCAACGAGGAGCGGCTGGCCTTCGCCGAGTCCTTCGGGGCCGACGCGGCGGTGACCAGCGCCGACCGGCTCGGGCGTCCGCCCGGCTTCGAGGTCGTGGTCGATGCGACCGGCGCCGTCGCGGCCATCGAGGACGGGCTGGGCCGGGTGCGCCGCGGCGGTACCTTCCTGCAGTTCGGCGTCGCGGACCCGGCGCGTGCGGCGTCCTTCTCGCCGTACCGCGTCTACCACCACGAGATCGACATCATCGGTTCGATGGCGGTGCACCACAGCTTCCAGCCCGCCATCGACCTGCTCGCCGCCGGCTTCGGCACAGCGGACATCGACTCGCTGGTCAGCGACGTCTACCCGCTGGACGGGTTCGACGAGGCGGTGGCCCGGTTCCGGGCGGGCACCGGCCGCAAGATCCACATCGCCCCGCAGAAGGGCTGA
- a CDS encoding LacI family DNA-binding transcriptional regulator, producing the protein MTTMTDVARRAGVSVATVSHVLNDTRPVRPDTRAAVLGAIEELGYTHNTLARSLVTSRTRSIGLAVSAISNPYFTEILQGVEAGALAAGYSLLLTDPHDDPRHERTVVQLLHERRVDGMIVAPSAEPAAMVEYLARREVPTVFLDRLVGDDHDQVCAENSGPVRQLVEHLAELGHTRIGLVAGLPGLSTTTERVEGYREGLRSRGLPFAPGLLAGGNSEAAGAQDATRRLLAAPQPPTAIITANNAMTIGALRALRELGLEVPRDIALACFDDFSWADLFTPRLTAIAQPSKDIGAAAVRLLLERLAEPDRPPRTVRLPCTFVHRTSCGCAESAPATPPAAQERNPTS; encoded by the coding sequence ATGACGACGATGACGGATGTGGCACGGCGCGCGGGGGTCTCCGTCGCGACGGTGTCGCACGTGCTGAACGACACCCGTCCGGTGCGCCCCGACACCCGCGCCGCGGTGCTCGGCGCCATCGAGGAGCTCGGCTACACCCACAACACCCTGGCCCGCTCCCTGGTCACCTCCCGCACCCGCTCGATCGGCCTGGCGGTCTCCGCGATCAGCAACCCGTACTTCACCGAGATCCTCCAGGGCGTCGAGGCCGGCGCCCTGGCGGCCGGCTACAGCCTGCTGCTCACCGATCCGCACGACGACCCGCGGCACGAGCGCACGGTCGTCCAGCTGCTGCACGAGCGCCGCGTGGACGGCATGATCGTGGCGCCGTCCGCGGAGCCCGCCGCGATGGTGGAGTATCTGGCCCGCCGCGAGGTGCCCACCGTGTTCCTGGACCGGCTGGTCGGCGACGACCACGACCAGGTGTGCGCCGAGAACTCCGGACCGGTGCGGCAACTGGTGGAGCATCTGGCCGAGTTGGGGCACACCCGGATCGGCCTGGTGGCCGGTCTGCCCGGCCTGAGCACGACCACCGAACGGGTCGAGGGCTACCGCGAGGGACTGCGCTCGCGCGGCCTGCCCTTCGCACCCGGGCTCCTCGCCGGCGGCAACTCCGAGGCGGCCGGCGCCCAGGACGCCACCCGCCGGCTGCTGGCCGCCCCGCAGCCGCCCACCGCGATCATCACCGCCAACAACGCGATGACCATCGGCGCGCTCCGTGCGCTGCGCGAGCTCGGCCTGGAGGTGCCCCGCGACATCGCGCTGGCCTGCTTCGACGACTTCTCGTGGGCCGATCTGTTCACGCCCCGGCTGACCGCGATCGCCCAGCCCAGCAAGGACATCGGGGCGGCAGCGGTCCGGCTGCTGCTGGAGCGCCTGGCGGAACCGGACCGGCCCCCGCGCACCGTCCGCCTCCCCTGCACCTTTGTGCACCGTACGTCGTGCGGCTGCGCCGAATCCGCCCCGGCCACGCCCCCGGCCGCCCAGGAAAGGAACCCCACCTCGTGA
- a CDS encoding carbohydrate kinase family protein, giving the protein MIVVAGEALIDLVPSPQDTSPSVEGPGEAPAVDGRLPALLPRRGGGPYNTAVALGRLGSPAAFCSRISTDSFGEALLQGLHRGGVDTSLMQRGGEPTTLAVADISPDGSAGYGFYADGTADRLFTLPPALPAAARALSLGTCSLVLEPGASAYESLLRREARRGVFTALDPNIRPGLIPDPDAYRARFRSWLPDVALLKLSEEDALWLAGAGAGAAPGGTWEAVTAAAKEWLGAGPAAIVLTRGGDGLTVLTRDGGELTVPGERVTVVDTIGAGDTVNAALLHRLDAHDALSYAAVAALGDDDWYDILRFAARAAAVTCSRAGAEPPFATELAA; this is encoded by the coding sequence GTGATCGTCGTCGCCGGCGAGGCACTGATCGACCTCGTCCCCAGCCCGCAGGACACGTCCCCCTCCGTGGAGGGCCCGGGAGAAGCCCCCGCCGTGGACGGCCGGTTGCCGGCGCTGCTGCCGCGCCGCGGCGGCGGCCCGTACAACACCGCGGTCGCGCTGGGGCGGCTGGGCTCGCCCGCCGCGTTCTGCTCCCGGATCTCGACCGACAGCTTCGGCGAGGCGCTGCTCCAGGGGCTGCACCGCGGCGGTGTCGACACCTCCCTAATGCAGCGCGGCGGTGAGCCGACCACCCTCGCCGTGGCGGACATCAGTCCCGACGGGTCGGCGGGCTACGGCTTCTACGCGGACGGCACCGCCGACCGGCTCTTCACCCTGCCGCCGGCGCTGCCCGCCGCGGCCCGCGCGCTCTCCCTGGGCACCTGCTCGCTCGTCCTGGAACCGGGCGCGAGCGCGTACGAGTCCCTGCTGCGCCGCGAGGCCCGGCGCGGTGTCTTCACGGCGCTCGACCCCAACATCCGGCCCGGTCTGATCCCGGACCCGGACGCCTACCGGGCCCGTTTCCGCTCCTGGCTGCCCGATGTCGCCCTGCTGAAGCTGTCGGAGGAGGACGCCCTGTGGCTGGCCGGGGCCGGGGCCGGCGCCGCGCCGGGCGGCACGTGGGAGGCGGTCACCGCGGCGGCGAAGGAGTGGCTGGGCGCGGGGCCCGCGGCGATCGTCCTCACCCGTGGGGGCGACGGTCTGACGGTGCTGACGCGGGACGGCGGGGAGCTGACGGTCCCCGGCGAGCGGGTCACCGTCGTCGACACCATCGGGGCCGGCGACACGGTCAACGCCGCGCTCCTGCACCGCCTGGACGCCCACGACGCCCTGTCGTACGCCGCCGTCGCGGCGCTCGGTGACGACGACTGGTACGACATCCTGCGCTTCGCCGCCCGCGCGGCCGCCGTCACCTGCTCCCGCGCGGGAGCGGAACCCCCGTTCGCCACGGAGCTGGCGGCGTAG